From Novosphingobium resinovorum, the proteins below share one genomic window:
- the serB gene encoding phosphoserine phosphatase SerB — protein sequence MAEGGVRIADATMLDFCGQTMQIDSPDDNADVLRAALDAHFGTTDGLVAADEPVVPKVFISDMDSTMIGQECIDELGDFAGLKERIADITERAMQGELDFEQALRERVGLLKGLSTSAIDECLATRIRPMPGAKVLVETLKKLGCRTVLVTGGFHHFADPVAEMLGFEHVVGNRLEVADGKLTGGLVGGIVDSSVKKATLLAELEAAGNMGGEGVTSLATGDGANDIPMLETATYGIAYHAKPKARAASNGWIDRGDLTSVLRLLGIPEKDWVR from the coding sequence ATGGCTGAAGGCGGCGTGCGGATCGCGGATGCGACGATGCTCGATTTCTGCGGGCAGACGATGCAGATCGACTCGCCTGATGATAACGCCGACGTCCTGCGCGCCGCGCTCGACGCGCATTTCGGCACGACTGACGGCCTCGTCGCCGCCGATGAACCGGTGGTGCCCAAGGTGTTCATTTCCGACATGGATTCGACCATGATCGGGCAGGAATGCATCGACGAACTCGGCGATTTCGCAGGGTTGAAGGAGCGCATCGCCGACATCACAGAGCGCGCCATGCAGGGCGAACTCGACTTCGAGCAGGCCCTGCGCGAGCGTGTCGGGCTGCTGAAGGGGCTCTCCACCAGCGCCATCGACGAATGCCTCGCCACGCGAATCCGGCCGATGCCGGGTGCGAAAGTGCTGGTCGAGACGCTCAAGAAGCTGGGCTGCCGCACCGTACTGGTGACCGGCGGCTTCCATCACTTCGCCGATCCCGTGGCGGAGATGCTGGGCTTCGAGCATGTCGTCGGCAACCGCCTCGAAGTTGCGGACGGCAAGCTGACCGGCGGCCTCGTCGGCGGGATCGTCGATTCGTCGGTGAAGAAGGCGACGCTGCTGGCCGAACTGGAAGCGGCCGGAAACATGGGGGGCGAGGGTGTCACCAGTCTCGCGACCGGCGACGGTGCGAATGATATTCCGATGTTGGAGACGGCGACTTACGGCATCGCCTATCACGCCAAGCCCAAGGCACGCGCGGCCTCGAACGGCTGGATCGATCGCGGTGACCTGACCAGCGTGCTGCGCCTGCTTGGTATTCCCGAGAAAGACTGGGTGCGCTAA
- the miaA gene encoding tRNA (adenosine(37)-N6)-dimethylallyltransferase MiaA, producing MSTANSLDAPYDISAGDRPPLALIAGPTASGKSDCAVALAQELERRGRRAVVVNADSSQVYADLTVLSARPTEADMGGIEHRLFGAWDGAQSCSAADWARAAAGTIAQVHAEGAVPILVGGTGLYIRTMLDGIAPIPAIDPDIREAVRALPVAEAYAALLVEDPERAARLSPADTTRVARALEVVRSTGHGLTHWQTQTEGGIGHAVALHPAILLPERQWLYARCDLRFERMVERGALAEVEALLARDLDPALAVMRAIGVPELTGVIKGEWTLQTAIERGSQATRNYAKRQFTWLRHQPPADWHRLQCENYNSNAINDILLRFPG from the coding sequence ATGAGCACTGCGAATTCCCTTGATGCGCCATACGATATCTCAGCCGGAGACCGGCCGCCGCTGGCGCTCATCGCAGGGCCGACCGCCAGCGGCAAGAGCGATTGTGCGGTCGCCCTGGCGCAGGAACTCGAACGTCGGGGCCGCCGCGCGGTGGTGGTCAACGCGGACAGCTCGCAAGTCTACGCCGACCTGACGGTCCTGAGCGCGCGTCCGACCGAAGCGGACATGGGCGGCATCGAGCACCGCCTGTTCGGTGCCTGGGACGGCGCGCAAAGCTGCTCCGCAGCCGACTGGGCGCGCGCGGCAGCCGGGACCATCGCGCAAGTCCACGCCGAGGGCGCGGTGCCGATCCTCGTCGGCGGCACCGGCCTTTATATCCGCACCATGCTCGACGGGATCGCGCCGATCCCTGCGATCGATCCGGACATCCGCGAGGCGGTGCGTGCCCTGCCCGTCGCCGAGGCCTACGCTGCCCTCCTCGTCGAAGACCCCGAGCGTGCCGCCCGCCTCTCCCCGGCAGATACCACGCGCGTCGCACGCGCGCTGGAGGTCGTGCGCTCCACCGGTCACGGCCTCACGCACTGGCAGACACAGACCGAAGGCGGCATCGGCCACGCGGTCGCGCTTCACCCTGCGATCCTGCTGCCCGAGCGCCAGTGGCTTTATGCGCGCTGCGACCTGCGGTTCGAGCGCATGGTCGAGCGCGGCGCCCTGGCGGAAGTGGAGGCACTCCTCGCCCGCGATCTCGACCCCGCCCTCGCGGTGATGCGCGCCATCGGCGTCCCGGAGCTCACGGGCGTCATCAAGGGCGAATGGACGCTGCAAACCGCCATCGAACGCGGATCGCAGGCGACCCGCAACTACGCCAAGCGCCAATTTACGTGGCTGAGGCACCAGCCCCCTGCGGATTGGCATCGCCTGCAATGTGAAAATTACAACTCAAATGCCATAAATGATATTTTATTGCGCTTTCCGGGTTGA
- the ilvB gene encoding biosynthetic-type acetolactate synthase large subunit, with the protein MSEERSGASILVESLVKQGVEFVFGYPGGAVLPIYDALFGDERLRHILVRHEAGAAHAAEGYARSTGKPGVVLVTSGPGATNAITGIADAFLDSIPLVVITGQVPTGLIGSDAFQEADTVGISRHCTKHNYLVKDPNDLAAVIDEAFQIATTGRPGPVLIDIPKDVQIAMATWNDGPIQRKQRYNPRTEGTSEEIARAVEMLANAKAPVFYTGGGVINAGPRATALLRELQAKTGAPVTSTLMGLGAFPADHADWLGMLGMHGTFEANMAMNQADLILCVGARFDDRVTGRLDAFAPNSEKIHIDIDRASINKVVPVDLPIIGDCAVVLEQILTEWGTRKAQDLTAWKARVDGWRERKSLAYPSNAQAIMPQLAVERLYELTKSKDPVISTEVGQHQMWAAQYFPFFKPNKWLTSGGLGTMGYGLPAAIGAQCGNPDSLVIDIAGDASIQMNIQELGTATQYRLPVKVFILNNEWMGMVRQWQELTYESRYSNSYSDSLPDFVKLAEAYGWKGIRIENESELDAGIQAMIDHPGPVIVDCLVHKETNCFPMIPSGAAHTDMILYGDSVAGTMDDEAKALV; encoded by the coding sequence GTGAGTGAAGAGCGCAGCGGCGCGAGCATCCTGGTCGAAAGCCTGGTCAAGCAGGGGGTCGAGTTCGTATTCGGCTATCCCGGCGGCGCCGTGCTACCGATCTACGACGCTCTCTTCGGTGACGAACGACTTCGCCACATCCTCGTCCGCCACGAGGCCGGTGCGGCGCACGCCGCCGAAGGTTATGCGCGTTCGACCGGCAAGCCCGGCGTCGTGCTGGTCACCTCCGGCCCCGGCGCGACCAACGCGATCACAGGCATTGCCGACGCGTTCCTGGATTCGATCCCGCTTGTGGTCATCACCGGCCAGGTTCCCACCGGGCTGATCGGATCGGATGCATTCCAGGAAGCCGACACCGTTGGCATCTCGCGCCACTGCACCAAGCACAACTATCTGGTGAAGGACCCGAACGACCTTGCCGCGGTGATCGACGAGGCGTTCCAGATCGCCACCACCGGCCGCCCCGGCCCAGTGCTGATCGACATCCCCAAGGATGTCCAGATCGCCATGGCAACGTGGAACGACGGCCCGATCCAGCGCAAGCAGCGCTACAACCCGCGCACCGAGGGCACCTCGGAAGAGATCGCCCGCGCGGTCGAGATGCTGGCCAATGCCAAGGCTCCGGTGTTCTACACCGGCGGCGGCGTCATCAACGCCGGTCCGCGCGCCACCGCGCTGCTGCGCGAGCTGCAGGCGAAGACCGGCGCGCCCGTCACCTCCACGCTGATGGGCCTCGGCGCGTTCCCGGCCGACCACGCCGACTGGCTGGGCATGCTGGGCATGCACGGAACGTTCGAGGCCAACATGGCGATGAACCAGGCTGACCTCATCCTGTGCGTCGGTGCCCGCTTCGACGACCGCGTGACCGGCCGCCTCGACGCCTTCGCGCCGAATTCCGAGAAGATTCACATCGACATCGACCGCGCATCAATCAACAAGGTCGTGCCGGTGGACCTGCCGATCATCGGCGACTGCGCCGTGGTGCTCGAACAGATCCTCACCGAGTGGGGCACCCGCAAGGCTCAGGACCTGACCGCGTGGAAGGCCCGCGTCGACGGCTGGCGGGAACGCAAGAGCCTCGCTTACCCCTCGAACGCGCAGGCGATCATGCCGCAGCTGGCGGTCGAGCGACTGTACGAGCTGACCAAGTCGAAGGACCCGGTTATCTCCACCGAAGTCGGCCAGCACCAGATGTGGGCGGCACAGTACTTCCCCTTCTTTAAGCCCAACAAGTGGCTGACTTCGGGCGGTCTGGGCACCATGGGCTACGGCCTGCCCGCAGCGATCGGCGCGCAGTGCGGCAACCCCGACAGCCTCGTCATCGACATCGCGGGCGACGCCTCGATCCAGATGAACATCCAGGAGCTGGGCACCGCCACGCAGTACCGCCTGCCGGTCAAGGTCTTCATCCTCAACAACGAGTGGATGGGCATGGTCCGCCAGTGGCAGGAACTGACGTACGAGAGCCGCTATTCGAACTCCTATTCGGACAGCCTGCCTGACTTCGTGAAGCTGGCCGAGGCTTACGGCTGGAAGGGCATCCGCATCGAGAACGAGAGCGAGCTTGATGCGGGCATCCAGGCGATGATCGACCATCCCGGTCCGGTGATCGTCGACTGTCTGGTCCACAAGGAAACCAACTGCTTCCCGATGATCCCCTCGGGCGCGGCGCACACCGACATGATCCTCTACGGCGACAGCGTTGCCGGCACGATGGACGACGAAGCCAAAGCGCTGGTCTGA